In the Silvanigrella aquatica genome, GAATTAAGAAAAGTTGTTGAGCCACTCGTTGCTTTAGCTCGCGTTGATAGCGTGAACAATCGCAGAAGTGCTGCCGCAACTCTTTATAGCAAAAAATCTGTTGGAGATCTCTTCTCTAGAGTTGCTCCTGCAAATGCGACAAGACAAGGTGGTTACACGCGAATTTTAAAACTCGGCTTACGCCCAGGTGATAATGCCAGAAGAGCAATTATCGAGTTCGTAGAACCTACTGCCATCAAAGCAGCTGAAACAACAGCTCCTGTTGCTGCTAACTAATTTATATAGTTACCCGCATAAAAAAATAAAGCCCGGCAGAGAAAATAAATATTCTCTGCCGGGCTTTATTTTTATGTTTAAAAAAGAGATTAGCAGTTAAAAAAAATGAGACATGAAAATCTATTCATACAAAAAGAGCTGCCAAAGTAACAAGAAAGAATTACTAAGAGATATCTCTTAGCGATTTCATAGATATCTGCACAAATATAGGAAAAACATATGAGCAATTTACCTTCCTGCCCGCAATGTCATTCACAATACATTTATGAAGATGGAACTTTATTTATTTGCCCTGAATGCTCACACGAATGGTCTAAAACAAGTTTAATTAATGAAGAAAAAGCTATGGATGTTCAAAGTGCCGTGCGTGATGCCCACGGAAACGTGCTCAGCGATGGTGATATGGTAACAGTCATTAAAGATTTAAAAGTAAAAGGCTCTTCCTCAGTTGTAAAAGTAGGGACTAAAGTGAAAATCATCCGACTTGTAGAAGGTGATCACGATATTGATTGCAAAATTGAGGGCATGGGCTCCATGCAATTAAAGTCAGAGTATGTGAAAAAAGTTTTAAATTAAAATCAGCTTAAAAAACATACTTTTAATTCATTCTGTAAAATTTTTAAATCAAGTGAAATTATCGAAAGGACACAATTGAACAAACATTGATTGAAAGAGAAGTTCACATCAATTTGCAATAAAATTGTCATCTAAATGTAATAAATATCATTTTTAAAATTAATTATAATAACACTTTTATCATTATGAATAATTGACATCTTTCAAATGTATTAAAAATTTATTTTTTATTCTTTATGTCGATAAAGATTTCAATATTATATAAAAAAAATAGCTTAATAAAACCAATCTATTTAATATCTAATAGAGTAAAAATTTTATACCGAAAACACGGAGTAGAAGATAAAAAAATAAAATTATGCCATTTATTTACAATAAATTAATATTTATACTTTTAATTATAGGACTAAAAAACGGCGTATATGCCAAAGAAAATAATTATTGCTTACATAAAGTAAAATCTGGAGATACTTTATCAGATATTTTATATGCATATGATTTTAAATTTATATATGGAAAAAATGGTTACTTACAAAAAACTTACAAACTAAATCAAAAAATTAAAAAGGAAAATTCACTTATTTATCCTAATCAAATTATAAGAATGCCATATCCAAATATAATTCTATGTAATTTTTATAATGAGCCTCAAAAAGATAATTTGATTACAAAAAATAAAATTGAAAAATTAGATATATATAATAAAAAACCGGAGAAAACAAATGAAAATAACATGAATTATAATTTGAATAGTTTAAATTTAGTAAGTACTGGTTACTCTTCTTTTACAGCTCAATCCGATAATTATACCGGTTATAATATTTATCTTAAATCATTACTGGCATTGGATGAAGAAAAAGACATCTATTATGGTTTAGGTTTCAAATATGAAAATCTAAAAGCTAGTTATTCTAATAGCTCAAGATTTAATAGTGATAATCTTATTTTTAAGACATATCAATTTGGACTCGATTTATTATATAGAAAATATAATAATGGATTAGATTTTTACTTAAACCCTTATTTATATTATACTTTCAATTTAACTTGGGAAAGAGAAACATATTTGAATAATAATACACTTATTGCTGAAAAAATACAACCCTCTATCATGTGCAATTTTGGTTTAGCAACTTCGGCCTTATATAGATTTTCAAATTTCTATATAGGGCCCTCATTTATTTATTCAATTTATTATATAGATTATTCTTTAAATAATAATTATAATTCTAATTTTAATTATAAACATTATGAAGGCACTTCAGGTTTAATTATAGAATATGAAATAAATTTAACGTTAGGTTATACTTATGAATTTTAAATTTTTGGAGGGATTTATCTTACTATTTTAATTGCTATAGAATAACCAATTCATTTTGAAACTCTCACTTGTATCTGTCAGCTCAAAAAAGTGTTTCCTCTTTCCAGAAATTAATAAATACCAACGCCTCTCAAACCAAAAATGCCATATCCAGGAGTAGGTAATTTACAATCCGTTAACGTCCCATTTGAATTTACATTACATTGTATAACTGATTCATAACCAAAATCATCAATATAAACTACCCCTTCTTTATTGAAAGTCATTTGATCGGGATTCCTAAAGGCTATTCCGACTCCTGTAGTGGCACAATCTGTTAAGGTTCCATTTGCTAAATTGACCTTACAATAAACTATGTAACCATTACCATTACTATTACCAAGATTGCTTATATACGCGTAGTTATTAAAAAAAGAAATTCCACGAGGTTTAATCAATAGCTCACCAGTATTATTACAAGATATTAATTTACCATTTGTAGAATTAATTGAGCAATATCGTATTGTACTGCCACCGTTATTAGCCACATATAAATAATTATTATATGCAGCACTTCCCACAGGACTTATAAACTCCTTATCTCCGGAATCGGTACAACCGCTAAGAGCACCCGTCGAATCACTTACATTACAAACAATAACATTTGTTGTATTTTTTGTTGAATTTGTTCTTCCATAATAAGCATATCCTCCATAAATGCTCAAGCCAATACCAAGGGCTCGATCTAGATCTATAGCTATATTTGTACAATTACTTAAAGAACCATCTACGACACTTACACGACACACACTTGCATTAACTGAAAAATAATTAACGATGTAAGCAAAACCTTTATTAAATATAATATGATGAGGTCCATTAAAACCAGAGCCTGTGCTAGCAGGATTGAAACTGCATGCGCCACTTATTACGTCCACAGGGCATAACCTATAAGAATTAGAACTAAAGCTTGCTATATATAAATTAAAGGGCATGGCTTGACCAAGGGAAGAATTATAAGCTTGGCGCAATGTCTCCATTTGCGCTAAAGGCAATGCTCTGGAGCTATAGGCAGCAGCAAAAGGAATATACCCATTAATTTGTGAAGAGGAATTTGGGGAAGCGTAGGTATAATTTCCAATGACAAAAGCCCCTCCACCTAGGTTAGAATTAGCATATGAATTGGTTAAACTATTTATTTTAATATCAACCATAGAGCCATTTAAGGAGCGCCCTACAAAATTAAATTTCCCTTGAAAAGCATCGGCATAGGAAAGATTATAATTTCCAGATATTTGATCGAGTATGCTATTTGAAGCCCCGTAACCCAAGCCATAACCAGTGGCACTTCCCGATACCATTGTGTAGCCAAACACGCCATTTTGTGTTGCTGTTGGGTTTAAAATAGGAGTTTTTGAAACAGCAATTTGCGTTGAGGGCAACGATGTTGAAAATATTGTTGGTGAAACAGCAATCCCATAGTAAGGAGCCACAGTCGATTTTGTCGAATCTCCTAAAATGCCTTTTGAATCCCAAGTAAATGTGGAAGAGGATAATGTGGCGTTATGGCTATCGCAAAAAAGTTCAAACAAAGTTGTCCCCGTCCCCGCATTTTGATGATTTCTCATGGCATATATGACATCGGGAAAGGGAACATTATTTGTGATTAAATTATTTAAAAAGCCTTGTATTTGAGTTTGACCTGCCGCTGTTAATGTATTCCCACTTACCGTCTGCACTCTTGAAGCATAGCTGCTTAAAATATTAGTGATATTTATTCCATTGCTTGATGCTGTACCACTGCTACAGGAGGTAGTTGTACCCAGTAAATTTTGACACGAAACACAATAGGAAACCACTCTGCATAAATCGCTGGATTGTGTTGTATATGTTGTGCTCGTATTGCTGATGAGTGCATTATTTATATTCCATTGATTCACACAACTTGTAGCATTACTCCAAGAGCCCTGATTTGCTGTCAGAACATTTCCCGATGTTGTAATAATACCAGACGAGCTTAATCCCACACCATTTAAAGTAGGAGCTATGCTATTTATAGGAGGTGAAAAACTTATGCTTATCGCAGGTAAATAATTTGATGCTATTGATTTTCCAGAAGCATTTTTAACAACAAGAATAAAATAATAAATGGTTCCCACAGAGAGATTTATACCAGACACTTGAGTGTTTGAACAGCTTGTAATGGAAATATTATTACAAAATAAAAATGCATTTGAATCTGCAAAAACAGGGTTTGTTGACGCATAAACATAATAAGAAAAAGCGGCACTTCCCTTACTATATGCATCCCAATTTAATCCAATTGCAGTGACACTCGATATTGAGGCTGTTAAGCCTGTGGGCGCAGTTACAGGAATAGTAATTACAGTTAAAATATTTGAAGTTATTGTATCATTCCCATTTGTTGCGACCACTTTAAAATCATAAGATGTATTTTCTGTTAAGCCCGTAATTGAGCATGTCACAGTTGTAGAGGGTGATATTGAAGTTAAAGGTGAAGGTGATGAACAAGAAGGAGTTATTAACGTACCAGATTGATAAATTGAATAATTCACATTTGCAAAACCAATATTTAATGCCCATCTTAAAGTAACGCTTGTCCCTGTTGTATTGTTACTTTGAGATATTATTAAAGAACCGTTTGATGGAAAATTTGTAATAATTGATAAATCACTCGAAGATATTGAGTTAGAGCTCGCAGGAGCATTATTTGAAGCTTTTACCGCAAAATAATATTTCTGATTTGCATTTAAACCACTTACATTACAAATGTTTGTTACACTTGGTAAAGAAGGTGAAATAGCTGGTGAGCAATTTATAACTGTGCCCGTTGAAGTTGCTAAAGGAGAATCTGATTGATAAACAGAATACGAAATGAAATCACTTCCTACATTAAATTTCCATGATAAAGTTAAACTCGTGTCAGTTAAATTAGAAACACTTAAACTATAATTATCAGTTGGATTAAATTTTGTTGTTACAGATATTTGATTTGAAGCACTCGAACTTACAGACTCATTATTCCCGACCGCATCTGTAACAGCAATAATCTTATAATAATATTTTGTATTTTCAATTAAATTAGGGCTTGCATTATCATTGCAACTCAGCTGAAAGGGAGTAGATGAAGTCACATAATATGAACAAGCAAAAACAACATCGTTATCTGTAATATTAAAGCCACTTTTTGTAGATCGATATACATCATAAGTAATTCCCAAATTAATTAAATTGTTATCCCATTGGAGGATTGCAAAATCACTTCCTACTCCTAATATTGAAAAGTTTTCTGGTGCAACTGGAGTCGTAATTATAGAATATTCTGCATTCGCATTTACAATACCATTGGTATTTTTAGCTCGAACCATAAAATAATAATTTGTTCCTGCGGTCAAAGAAATAATAGAAGTTGATTGGGTTGCTGCCCCCGTAGAAATCACATTCACTGTTTTTATATATGTACCAGACAGAGTTCCATAGGTAACATCATAATTACTTGCACCAGCAGAAAGACTCCATATTACATTTGCCGAATTTGAATTAGCAACAATATTTGTAATAGAAAAACTACCTATAGGAATTCCAGATTCTTCTGAACTTATTAAAGTACCTCCTATACTTCTTGTAACAGAAAGTGCAAAATAATAAGTTTGTCCGTTTGTTAATCCTGAAATGACACAAGAAGTCGCTAAAAAAGCATCACAACCAATTACATTTCCATTGATTGCCTGACCTGAAGTCGTTGAATAATAAATTTTATAATCCGTTGCATTTGCAATCGAGTTCCAATTTAGCGAAATTTGAGAATTTTGCGCCGTAACTTTCGGCGAAAAAGAATTTAAAGGTGTTGCTGAAACTTCCGCAGATTGTGTGAAAGCACTGGCATTAATTCCTGAATTTAAAGCAATAATAGTATAATAAATCGTTTGCCCTAGCGTGCCGACGACAAAGTTACACGGAGAAGAAGAGCATGGTGTTAATGTACCTAAAGCCGGCACAGAACCACCAGCTGATATAGAACTGTATACTTTGAATGTGGTGCCGCCTGCGGCGCCGCTCCAAGTTAAATTTATATTTGTCGATGATGTTGTCGTTGAAACAAAAGTTATGGGAACTATGGGAGTGACTGCCGTGGCAGGGCTGTCTGTCAATGAGTTACCACCTGATGTCATAGCCGTTACCTTATAATAATAAGGAGCGCCATCAACAGTAGGAACAATATCGACACAAGATCTGCTTACATCCGAAACATTTGTGCAGCCATTTACATCTTGATAACCACTCCCGATCGTTCTCGATCTCTGAACCAAATAAGTTGTTGTTGCCGCTATCCCAGAACCCACACTTGAAGCCCAAGTTAAACTCACAGAGGCATCCACTGCACTTGCAATGGGGGCTGTGGGTGCCAGAGGCAATGTTGTTACATTAATTGGCTTTGAAGTAACTGTATTTTGAGAATTTGACGCAGTTACAACATAATAATATAAGGTGCTAGAAACCATAGTATTATCTGTACAATTTTTAATCGAAATATTGCTACAAATTGCTCCCCCAGAAGTACTTACTGGCAAAGATAGGGAACGATATAAAGAATAATTAACAGAAGCATTGCCTAAGACTGAATTCCATTTAAAAGAAGCTGTTGTCGTTGAAATGGAAATATTCGTTAAATTAGTTGAATTTGTTAATGCTGTTGTATTTGATTGTGGTAAAGAATTTTTTGGTGTTGAAGTAGTTGATGAATTAGAAGCAGTAACCATATAATAATAAATAGTATTTTCATTTAATCCATTATCTGTATATGTTGTTGCAGTGAATAATTTATTAATAGGCGCTCCCCAACTGTCATCATCTCCTGTTGTTGAACGGTATAATTTATAAGTGACATTTCCATTATTTGAATAAGAATTCCAATTAAGAGTTAGTGAGTTTGCTGAAATATTGGTTGCTGAATTAAATGTAGGAATAGATTGCAAATCTGTGGTAATAGAATAAACTGCTGAATAAATAGCACTCGCACCAGGCGCATTATTTATTGCAGTTAGTGAATAATAATAAATTGTATTTTCATTTAATCCTGTGTCCAAAAAAGCTGTTGCACTTGAAGGAACAATAATTGACGAACCCCAAGTTCCATTTGAACCCGATGTAGAACGATACAAATTATAAGTAACTTTTCCATTATTAGGTAGTTTATTCCAACTTAATTGCACTGAAGTAGCTGAAACTGATGTAGCTGAGGTAATAAAAGTTGGCAAGGTTGAAATTGCTGTTGTAACTAAATAAGAGCTTGATTTGAAATTAGTCACACCAGAATTATTTGTTGCCGAAACCATATAATAATAATTTGTATTTTCTGACAAAGAAGAATCACTATAAAAAGATGTGCTTTTATTTTTATTAATAGCCGTTCCCCAACTATCATCAGCTCCTGTCGTTGAACGGTATAAATTGTATGTGACTAACCCATTGCTTGGTACGGAACTCCAACTTATATTTAATGAAGATGAAGTGACATTTGTTACAGAAATACTCCCTGGTGATGTAGCAATATCAGTAGTTACCTGAAATATTGAAGAATAAATAGGACTAGAATTAGGGGCTTCATTAATAACAGTAAGTTGATAATAATAATTTGTATTTTCACTTACATTTAAATCTAAATAACTTGTTACTGAATCCTTTTCAAAAATAGGGGAACCAAAACTTCCCAGAATCCCCGTAAGGGAGCGATATAAAATATAAGTAACCTTTCCATT is a window encoding:
- a CDS encoding LysM peptidoglycan-binding domain-containing protein encodes the protein MPFIYNKLIFILLIIGLKNGVYAKENNYCLHKVKSGDTLSDILYAYDFKFIYGKNGYLQKTYKLNQKIKKENSLIYPNQIIRMPYPNIILCNFYNEPQKDNLITKNKIEKLDIYNKKPEKTNENNMNYNLNSLNLVSTGYSSFTAQSDNYTGYNIYLKSLLALDEEKDIYYGLGFKYENLKASYSNSSRFNSDNLIFKTYQFGLDLLYRKYNNGLDFYLNPYLYYTFNLTWERETYLNNNTLIAEKIQPSIMCNFGLATSALYRFSNFYIGPSFIYSIYYIDYSLNNNYNSNFNYKHYEGTSGLIIEYEINLTLGYTYEF
- a CDS encoding fibronectin type III domain-containing protein, coding for MLLIIKMLKKYLFIIFLNILIISCNFNPFSGLPPYTVGGGDFSIKAGLAENNGVNIIWGISDQSDSYSVIYGTSRGNYNNKAINCTSITVNKCEISNLINDVTYFIRVVATNKFGSIKSLNELTVTASPLKITSSQEGAVRISWNNIGCGLGNTNYTLQYGTSPTELTNSISNLRESYLLKELNNGTTYYFQIIAVNPAGNESSEVISVPIYNPPSAPIWSALPTVNSSGITLNWNASVGSGNIKYFLIRSLKSIYDSSYDLDVDFAIVEECFDISELSCTDNAVNLVPANLYYYLLIAENEGGFSLLSTEQSATTFPAIPNSLKLKSVASSSNLLSWNSLYGNADITFNIYSSVLTPVQIIAGNKIGSSSSTNILPNLNYLDSSVFLENQLYYYSVTATDISGTSLSSTEQSIPSALLTAPSSLSASSVLSNSLSLNWILSVGNAPLNFKVYRSLTGTSDSWEEPIDLDSSLSYFDSSLLENTNYYYKVGAINARANAAEQISSVFNTVTALKTAPTLNNPINTTYNSINFQWNSLPNNGTVTYNLYRSTTGLPNSWGAYIYTTTSELNYLDNIGLLENTNYYYMLTANNNAIGATALSSNIVSVTTGINTIPTFNAATNVTSSAITLNWNSLPNNGSVIYNLYRSTSGNLGTWGDPIYSGPLVSYTDNNNEKGLSENTNYFYYIAASNNLSGKSDVNSAILQVTSALQTIPSFISSATNVTSSSVTLNWNAAPNNGTVTYKLYRSLTGLLGSWGNAINVTTSALTYTDNVGLIENNNYYYMLTETNSSPSALALSSDVFPITTDLLTVPSFILPITNITNNSATISWNAAINNGIVNYYLYRSNTGIAESWSGPINTLTTATTFGDSGLIENTIYYYMISASNNSSKSKTIDSLSASMTTALLTAPTLYASAVSTNSVTLQWNASNGNGAVNYNIYRSTSLPVGTSSGAICSNVIINSCTDNSVIPSEVYYYLITATNAVNTVTESSPFIVTTLPNNPTVLNAVASDGTVVLTWPQSSGAGSPSLITYLVQRSRSLVGGYQNVSGCDNISNSSLTCTDIVPVVDGNPYYYKVTALTAGNISSTPSPVTAVVPITKISSISVISAVSSITLSWSGAVGASSFAVYSSLSAAGSSPSNGGTNTGCTSSPCVFSASLGQIYYYTIVANNSGVNSSASTTSNEYSAEVHVTPIKTVKAQTNQVYLEWTSVANATNYTIYYSSTPGTAISGGVIGCNANLVLSCTVAGLTNGQTYYFAIVITKSVGGIYNGTEELAVPLGNFDIISLSSTNLTTASINWSSSLGATSYDISYGTSSGVYTITLPTVSSSVTLPYSFSGLTAGNLYYVMVIAKNAYGSVIANSEKQLLMRAGIPTGLSISSVTSTAASLLWNVLNGNPNVTYNIYRSTINSSPFVANPSTAVCNILSTNSPNNVCNDSLITENTNYYYVITSSNLVGESSRSSTVSTTTALATAPSFSTTTNITPTSMTLNWNSAPNNGTVIYRLYRSSSSSSGPWIGPINVPSSALTFSDLGLTENTNYYYKVTALNNAPNAIALDSSVLSISTALSTIPTFIEPATNVTSNSITLNWNSAPHNGSMIYSLYRSTSGTTGPWEGPINVPSSSKTFTDTNLFENQIYYYRVSARNSLSGASDIFSAATEVTTAIITIPKFISSASNITANSLKLNWNILPNNGKVTYILYRSLTGILGSFGSPIFEKDSVTSYLDLNVSENTNYYYQLTVINEAPNSSPIYSSIFQVTTDIATSPGSISVTNVTSSSLNISWSSVPSNGLVTYNLYRSTTGADDSWGTAINKNKSTSFYSDSSLSENTNYYYMVSATNNSGVTNFKSSSYLVTTAISTLPTFITSATSVSATSVQLSWNKLPNNGKVTYNLYRSTSGSNGTWGSSIIVPSSATAFLDTGLNENTIYYYSLTAINNAPGASAIYSAVYSITTDLQSIPTFNSATNISANSLTLNWNSYSNNGNVTYKLYRSTTGDDDSWGAPINKLFTATTYTDNGLNENTIYYYMVTASNSSTTSTPKNSLPQSNTTALTNSTNLTNISISTTTASFKWNSVLGNASVNYSLYRSLSLPVSTSGGAICSNISIKNCTDNTMVSSTLYYYVVTASNSQNTVTSKPINVTTLPLAPTAPIASAVDASVSLTWASSVGSGIAATTTYLVQRSRTIGSGYQDVNGCTNVSDVSRSCVDIVPTVDGAPYYYKVTAMTSGGNSLTDSPATAVTPIVPITFVSTTTSSTNINLTWSGAAGGTTFKVYSSISAGGSVPALGTLTPCSSSPCNFVVGTLGQTIYYTIIALNSGINASAFTQSAEVSATPLNSFSPKVTAQNSQISLNWNSIANATDYKIYYSTTSGQAINGNVIGCDAFLATSCVISGLTNGQTYYFALSVTRSIGGTLISSEESGIPIGSFSITNIVANSNSANVIWSLSAGASNYDVTYGTLSGTYIKTVNVISTGAATQSTSIISLTAGTNYYFMVRAKNTNGIVNANAEYSIITTPVAPENFSILGVGSDFAILQWDNNLINLGITYDVYRSTKSGFNITDNDVVFACSYYVTSSTPFQLSCNDNASPNLIENTKYYYKIIAVTDAVGNNESVSSSASNQISVTTKFNPTDNYSLSVSNLTDTSLTLSWKFNVGSDFISYSVYQSDSPLATSTGTVINCSPAISPSLPSVTNICNVSGLNANQKYYFAVKASNNAPASSNSISSSDLSIITNFPSNGSLIISQSNNTTGTSVTLRWALNIGFANVNYSIYQSGTLITPSCSSPSPLTSISPSTTVTCSITGLTENTSYDFKVVATNGNDTITSNILTVITIPVTAPTGLTASISSVTAIGLNWDAYSKGSAAFSYYVYASTNPVFADSNAFLFCNNISITSCSNTQVSGINLSVGTIYYFILVVKNASGKSIASNYLPAISISFSPPINSIAPTLNGVGLSSSGIITTSGNVLTANQGSWSNATSCVNQWNINNALISNTSTTYTTQSSDLCRVVSYCVSCQNLLGTTTSCSSGTASSNGINITNILSSYASRVQTVSGNTLTAAGQTQIQGFLNNLITNNVPFPDVIYAMRNHQNAGTGTTLFELFCDSHNATLSSSTFTWDSKGILGDSTKSTVAPYYGIAVSPTIFSTSLPSTQIAVSKTPILNPTATQNGVFGYTMVSGSATGYGLGYGASNSILDQISGNYNLSYADAFQGKFNFVGRSLNGSMVDIKINSLTNSYANSNLGGGAFVIGNYTYASPNSSSQINGYIPFAAAYSSRALPLAQMETLRQAYNSSLGQAMPFNLYIASFSSNSYRLCPVDVISGACSFNPASTGSGFNGPHHIIFNKGFAYIVNYFSVNASVCRVSVVDGSLSNCTNIAIDLDRALGIGLSIYGGYAYYGRTNSTKNTTNVIVCNVSDSTGALSGCTDSGDKEFISPVGSAAYNNYLYVANNGGSTIRYCSINSTNGKLISCNNTGELLIKPRGISFFNNYAYISNLGNSNGNGYIVYCKVNLANGTLTDCATTGVGIAFRNPDQMTFNKEGVVYIDDFGYESVIQCNVNSNGTLTDCKLPTPGYGIFGLRGVGIY
- a CDS encoding zinc ribbon domain-containing protein YjdM; the protein is MSNLPSCPQCHSQYIYEDGTLFICPECSHEWSKTSLINEEKAMDVQSAVRDAHGNVLSDGDMVTVIKDLKVKGSSSVVKVGTKVKIIRLVEGDHDIDCKIEGMGSMQLKSEYVKKVLN
- the rplQ gene encoding 50S ribosomal protein L17, coding for MRHRLAHRKLNRDSAGRKALLRGLATQLIEYGTVVTTIERAKELRKVVEPLVALARVDSVNNRRSAAATLYSKKSVGDLFSRVAPANATRQGGYTRILKLGLRPGDNARRAIIEFVEPTAIKAAETTAPVAAN